A DNA window from Amphiprion ocellaris isolate individual 3 ecotype Okinawa chromosome 8, ASM2253959v1, whole genome shotgun sequence contains the following coding sequences:
- the LOC111584923 gene encoding uncharacterized protein LOC111584923: MRALYLVLLFHASLQLQCDKRNIRAHIGGEFILICKYDTNHFLYSKKYWCRGNSGNTCEILVDSESASKTKNTHRSVIIDAGRRGLLVKVTNLQFDDSGVYWVGIDKIYADIMTSVSVVVTQVPVSKPRLWPLSSLADRLTCWGKSVTVRCDSERGTDIQYAWYLKDILLYHSSDLSLHCSLVEKDSEYYCVASNDINSENSDLVSVQVLMPADSSCIYVVKIQGQPIYDCADRMSTTTVQPTPLSTCQPTTRVNSSTRNLTLLINHTDHNPFFRRTWSGLPLWYSLLRWSSFASLLIILSATLQCIKTRHRKHAKRRKKVCFRQHRHLAQRP; the protein is encoded by the exons ATGAGGGCACTATATCTGGTTTTGCTTTTTCATG CAAGTCTTCAGCTTCAGTGTGACAAAAGAAACATCAGAGCACATATTGGAGGTGAATTCATCCTCATCTGCAAATATGATACAAACCATTTCCTCTACAGTAAAAAGTACTGGTGCCGAGGGAACTCCGGAAATACTTGTGAGATTTTGGTGGATTCAGAAAGTGCTtccaaaactaaaaacacacacagatctgTTATAATAGATGCAGGAAGAAGAGGGCTGTTGGTGAAAGTGACAAATCTCCAGTTTGATGACAGTGGAGTGTACTGGGTTGGGATTGACAAAATCTATGCCGACATCATGACTTCAGTTTCTGTGGTTGTCACTCAAG TTCCAGTATCTAAACCCAGACTCTGGCCTTTGAGCTCTCTGGCAGACAGGTTGACATGTTGGGGGAAGTCAGTGACTGTACGCTGTGATAGCGAAAGGGGCACTGACATTCAATACGCCTGGTACCTCAAAGACATCCTGCTGTACCACTCGTCAGACTTGAGCCTCCACTGCAGTTTAGTGGAAAAAGACAGTGAATATTACTGTGTTGCCAGTAATGACATTAACAGTGAGAACAGCGATCTTGTCTCTGTCCAGGTTCTGATGCCTGCAGACAGCAGCTGCATCTATGTGGTTAAGATTCAGG gcCAACCCATTTATGACTGTGCAGACAGAATGAGCACAACCACAGTCCAACCAACACCTCTGTCTACCTGCCAACCCACCACCAGAGTAAACTCATCCACAAGGAACCTGACTTTACTGATCAATCACACTGATCACAATCCATTTTTCAGAAG GACATGGAGCGGGCTGCCACTCTGGTATTCATTGCTGCGCTGGAGTTCTTTTGCATCCCTGCTGATAATTCTGTCTGCGACTCTTCAGtgtataaaaacaagacacagaaaacatgctaagaggaggaagaaagttTGTTTCAGGCAACATCGTCATCTGGCTCAGAGACCTTAG